In the genome of Montipora foliosa isolate CH-2021 chromosome 3, ASM3666993v2, whole genome shotgun sequence, one region contains:
- the LOC137995794 gene encoding uncharacterized protein codes for MTSYEQNLRIALNNSGHARVEQIGDSVEQLLRYSFQYNIKIIGLPESEMQESASKTVSLCINLFKAAGYEISNQDIDIAHRIPTRTAISGPQPIVCKFTRRIAKEQVMNSRKEASKVSSHSLENVRLFDHLTPLLQQLLADSKKFQKRNGFKFCWAKNFVIYLRRTDDSRPIQIKCHNDLVNFANQEGLPMS; via the coding sequence ATGACGAGTTACGAACAGAATCTGCGAATAGCCTTAAACAACTCTGGTCACGCCAGAGTCGAACAGATCGGAGATTCAGTCGAACAACTGCTGAGGTATAGTTTCCAGTACAACATTAAAATTATTGGCCTTCCCGAAAGCGAAATGCAAGAATCGGCCTCTAAAACTGTCTCTCTGTGTATCAATCTCTTCAAAGCTGCTGGATACGAAATTTCAAATCAAGACATTGATATCGCCCACCGTATTCCTACAAGAACTGCCATTTCTGGTCCTCAACCAATTGTCTGCAAATTCACAAGAAGAATTGCGAAAGAGCAAGTAATGAATTCACGAAAAGAAGCCTCTAAAGTGTCCAGTCATTCTTTGGAAAACGTCAGATTATTTGATCACCTTACTCCCTTGCTTCAACAACTCTTGGCGGattcaaagaaatttcagaAAAGAAATGGCTTCAAGTTCTGCTGGGCCAAGAACTTTGTCATTTATCTTCGACGAACGGATGATTCTCGCCCGATTCAAATCAAGTGCCACAACGATCTTGTGAACTTTGCAAATCAGGAGGGTTTACCCATGAGCTAA